The Gloeomargarita sp. SKYB120 DNA segment TGATGTTGCCAGTGGTAATGCTACCTTCATTGCTGAACAAATTCACTTCTGAGCCAGCTTTGATATTTCCAGTTGCAATATCGCCCTCGCCTAAGAAAACTTTCGAGCCCGCGTTGATATTGCCAGTGGTAATGCTACCTTCATTGCTGAACAAATTCACTTCTGAGCCAGCGGTGATATTTCCAGTTACAACACTACCCTTCAAAGTTCCAATGAAAGCATTTGAGTCAGCCTGGATATCTCCTGTTTTAATACCACTAGCAGTCGCTAAAAAGACATCCCTGGCAGTAATATTGTTGATAGCAATCTGCTCTCCTGCAAGTGCAACGCCAACATTGGCAAGTACAATATTGCCCACGGCTTCAATGCTTCTCTCTGCTTGGGCAAAAAAGTTGGTAGGAAGTTGTGAAGAACCCACCAGATCAGTCTCAAACCGGATGTTACCGGCTGCTAACTTCACATCATTCACACGCAGTTGTTCTAGAAGTGTCGCCGCCCCGATAGTGAAGGTCGCGCCAGGGCCATCCTCAAACAGAATTTGGTTATCAGCCAGCTCAGCATCATCAGGTCCCCGGCCAGCCACTACTCGCAAGGTCTCGGGGTCGAGCAAAAGAGTGCCTGGGCGCCCCTGAGAAGCCATCGTCTCTACCCGCCCTGTAAAGCGCAACGTCTGTTTGCCTGAGACCTCCACCAACCCACCGTCGCCCCCTTGAGGTCCACCCTTTGCTGTAATCACGCCCCGAAAATCCGTCGCCTTGTCCGCCCAAACAATGACCTGTCCCCCACGACCTTTGCCCGTCGCATCGGCCCTTAGGTGCGTATCCTGGCTGATAAACGTATATGCCGCCCTGGGAAATGGCCCTTTGCCCTGGAAGTCCCCTCCAACCCACACTTGGCCACCACCCGTGGCCCCAGAAGCGTCGATCTCACTCTTCACCAAAGCGATTTGCTGGCCCGTTATCCCAACTCGGCCTCCTGTCCCTTGGTTTGACGACACGTCCACTTGCCCGGCAACCACGGCTGTTGCTGACTTCACGGGGATGCGGGTCTCAGCACCACTGACCTGGAGCGTGTTATCGGGATGCACAGTAAAGGTCTGTACACCCGTGAGAAGTTCAGGCAGGCGCACCGAGGGCAACGCTCCTTCGGCATCAAGGGCCTTGGCCAGTTGCTGCGGAGGCAATTCCAGACTGAGTATTTGTCTGGGCAGGGAAAGCCGCACGAGGTTTTCGCCAGGCACAGCGGCGATGGTAATGGTTCCTCCTGGCGCTTGGATGGTTCCCGTTTGGATGACTTGCCCACCGACTAACCCAATGCTCTGACCCGGGTTGATGGTCAGTTTCCCTTCGTTGATAACTGCCGCCGGGTTTTTGCCATCAAAGGCCAACCCCAATGGGTCACCCGTGAGTTGGCTCAAATCAGCAGGGCCGTAGGCTGGAAAGCTGCCGCCTGGAAAGACAAGCCGGTTGGCGGTAGTGGCGATAAAAGCTGCAGGCACGTTCAAGGTCGCTTGGGGGCCGAACAGGATGCCGGCGGGGTTCATGAGGTATAAGTTTGGCTGTCCGCCCGTGATTTGGATGACGCCATGCACCTGGGACGGAAAGCCACCAGTGACGCGGGCTAGGATGTTGCGTAGGGCCGGCTGAGCCAGGAAATTGGCAATCTCACCAGAACCAACGTTGAACAGGTGGAAGCTGTGGAAGAGATTTCGACCGGCCTGGTGACCACCAGTGATGTCGTAACGGTTACCAAGCCGCTGCACCTGTGTGCCAATACCATCAGCCGCCGGGGTGATGGAATCGGCAGCCACTCGCCCGGTCAGCAGCATCCAAAAAACAAGCGAGACCCATAGCCACAACTGCCGGTTCATCAGTCTTCGCCGCCCGCACGCTCTCACTTTGCAACGAGATGATACAGTCATCTTTTCGCAGCAGCTTCTGTTCCAGAAAGTCTTTTACACTAGTCATTCCCTCGGTGGCAACAGGGGTTGAATGCATCGGTCCACCTGTTGATACAGATGGTCGAGCGTCCCGGAATTGTCCAACAACTGGTCGGCCCAGAGCATCTTTAGGGGCAGGGGCAATTGGGCGCTAATCCGAGCATGGGCTTGCGCAGGGGTCAACCGATTGCGGCTGACTAAGCGTTGATACTGCTGCTGTGTCGTGCACCAGACCACCCACACCTGATGCACCAGGTCGGTCATCTGGGCTTCAAACAAAAGCGGGATGCTGAACACCACCGGCCCATCAGCAGGAGAAATTTGGGTGTAGCATTGTCGCACCCAAGGATGGACTAACGCTTCTAACCAGCGCCGTTCGGCGGGGTTCCCAAAGACCTGCTCCCCTA contains these protein-coding regions:
- the coaE gene encoding dephospho-CoA kinase (Dephospho-CoA kinase (CoaE) performs the final step in coenzyme A biosynthesis.); amino-acid sequence: MVIGLTGGIASGKSTVTQYLQTRYRISVYDADSYAHRALEPGTPVWQALVQRYGAAVLLADGRINRSWLGEQVFGNPAERRWLEALVHPWVRQCYTQISPADGPVVFSIPLLFEAQMTDLVHQVWVVWCTTQQQYQRLVSRNRLTPAQAHARISAQLPLPLKMLWADQLLDNSGTLDHLYQQVDRCIQPLLPPRE